A stretch of DNA from Methanolinea mesophila:
CTCCACGGTGACGTATTCGGCGTCGAGGTGGCAGTCCGCTACCATGTCCGCCAAAGCCTCCACGATATGGGTCTGGGGGGTAATCGGATATGCCGCGATCACCTGCGGCCGGCACTGCTTCACCGCGTGGGCCACGGCGTGCGACCCTTCCATGATCTCCATCATCTACTTCTCCTCCTTTTGCATCTCGACCGCACCGGAGGGGCATTCCTCGGCACAGAGCCCGCATCCCTTGCAATAGTCGTAGTCGGGGACGGGGAGCTCGTCCTCTTCCCTGATGCACCCCTCCGGACAGATGGTGATGCACATCCCGCATTTGCTGCACTTTTCGGAATCGAATTTAGGCTTGAAAACCCGCCACGACCCGGTCTTGTTATCCTTCGCCCTGCCAGGGCGGGCGGTGCACCCGACACCGAGCGCCATCTAGGACGCACCCCCGATGAGCTGGTACGCCTTCCGGGCCGCTTTGATGTTCTTTTCGGCCATATCGCCGGTGAATCTCCGCCGAAGCGCGTTTTCAAGCGAGTCCATCTTGATCTCTCCAGTTGCCGCAGAGAACGCCCCCATGAGGGTAGTGTTCGTAATGGGGACCCCAAGCTCCTGGAGCGCGATGCCTGTTGCATCGATGGTGATAACCTTCACCCCTGCGGGGATCGAATATTCCTGTTCCTTCTCGGTATTGATTATCACGATGCCTCCGGGCTTTACCCCCTGGAACACGTTCACGTCCCGGATCAGGGTGCTGTCCTGTACTATGATGTAATCCGGCTCGTACACCTGGCTCCGCAGGCGAATTTTGCTGGTGTCGAACCTCACGAACGCCTGGACCGGAGCGCCGCGTCTTTCGACGCCGAATGCAGGAAATGCCTGCGAAAACACCCCGCCCTCAAAAGCGGCGACCGCGATCAGTTCGGCAGCGGTGACCGACCCCTGCCCGCCCCTGCCGTGGATACGTAACTCTCTCAAAATAATCCCAGAATAATCTTACATGATTAATAATATAAATTTACATTTTGACGTCCAGGCCGAGGATCTCATCCTTCCCGGAGAAGATGTCCCGGGTTATCCTGGCAATTCCACGTGACGCACACCATTCATCGTATACCGCCACCTCCGTGCGGAGATGGTCCCGGACCCGGTCTCCGATCAGAGGGGCGAGCGAACCGGCCAGGGCGACCTTCGCGCATGGGCACAAAACCCGCATCGCGGCACATTCCATTGCGGCGAACATGGCCAGTGCCGGTACCCGTTCCTCTTCGGGAAGCGAAAAATTCACCCCTGCATGGAGAAACGCCTCGTTCGCGGTCATCTCGCCGGCATCGATCTTCCTGATCCCGTCCACGTCGATTGCCCCGTGGACCGTGCCGGGCGCGAAGATGCAGGCATCGATAGCCCCTACGATCTTCCAGTCCGCGACCAGGAGGGTGACCGTATTGGAGCTCGCGTCCGATACCACCACGTCCCTGCCGAGGTCATGGCAGACCTCGTAGGCGATTCCCACCTTCTCCGGGCTGGCCTGGTGGGAATAGGCCTTGAAACGGGGATCGGTGGGAGAACCCCGGTGAAGGCCGGGTATGACCACGGCAGGGATCCCGCTCTCTCTCACCTGGTCAAAGACCCGGGTCCCGCCCCCGATATGCTTCCCCGCGCCATCCCGGCTCACCAGCCCCCGGTCGACCAGGTGGTCGATCGCGGTAATGGCGGAGAAGTTGTCGCCCATGGAGTAGGAGAGGCCTATCCCCTCGATCTCTTCCAGAGGGCTGATCCGCTCGAGGTCCCGAATGGAGAAAAACCGCGCATCCTCCCGGGAGATCTTGAACTCCCCTGCGGGGGAGGAGAACCGCATCGAGGTGGTCCCGTGGTCTATGCCGATGAACATAGCAGTTAAAGGTAGTGCGCCGGAGATATTTAGGATATGATCTTTTCCGTCGTCACCGGTGGAGCGGGATTCATAGGATCCCACCTGGTCGACGCCCTGGTCGGGCGGGGCGAGCGGGTGGTGGTCATCGATTCCCTGGCGGCAGGGTCGCGGGACAACCTTGGGAAACACCTGGACGAGGGGCTGGTCACCCTCGTGGAAGCCGACCTCCTCGGGGACGGCTGGCAGCGGTCCCTCGCAGGTGCGACCCGCGTGTTCCATCTTGCCGCGGACCCGGACGTCCGCCAGTCGGCGATCGCCCCCGACTCTCAAATAAGGAACAATATCATGGGGACCTACCGTGTGCTCGAGGCGATGCGGGTGCATCGTGTGGGGGAGATCGCGTTCACCTCCACATCAACCGTGTACGGGGAGGCCGCGGTGATCCCCACACCGGAGGACTATACCCCGCTCGAGCCCGTTTCCGTCTACGGGGCGAGCAAGCTTGCGTGCGAGGCACTGATATCGTCCTATTGCCATTCGTTCGGGATGAAGGCCTGGGTTTACCGGTTCGCAAACATCATCGGGGCGCGGAGCGGCCATGGTGTGATCACCGATTTCATCCGAAAACTGCGGGAGGACCCTGAGGTCCTGGAGATCCTGGGAGACGGCCGGCAGTCGAAGTCGTACCTCGAGGTCTCGGAGTGCGTCCGCGCAATGCTCTATGCGGTCGACAACGCGCCGTCGCAGTATAACGTGTTCAATATCGGGTCCGAGGACTGGGTTGACGTGCGCCGGATCGCGGACATCGTGGTCGGGGAGATGGGACTTACCGGCGTGAAGTACCGGTTCACCGGCGGAGAACGGGGCTGGGTGGGAGACGTGCCCAGGATGCAGCTCGCGGTCGACAGAATGCGCACTCTCGGGTGGAAGCCCGAGATCGGATCGGCCGAGAGCGTGCGGTCTGCGGTGCGGGCCATGCTGGAGTGACAGGATGGACCCCGGTGCGGCGCTGGTAGTGATAATTCTCGGCGCGCTGCCCTTCTTTGAAGCCCGGTACGCCATCCCTCTGGCTATCCTCTACGGGTTTCCTCCCGCGACTGCATTCCTGCTGGGAATGCTCGGGAACCTGCTCCCCGTGATTCCGCTGCTGCTGCTCCTCGATCCGGTATCGGCATGGCTGTGCGCCCACTCGTCGATCATGAAGCGGTTCTTCGACTGGCTTTTTGCCCGGACACGCAGACATGATCACCAGATCAGGAAGTGGGGGGCAACCGCCCTCTTCCTCTTTGTGGCCGCACCCATCCCCGTCACCGGGACATGGAGCGGTTGCGCGGCGGCGTTCGTCTTCGGGATCCGCTTCCGGCAGGCATTTCCGGCCATAGTCGCGGGAGCCACGGTCGCCGCCCTGATCACCACGCTGCCCCTTATCGGGGTGCTCAACGCATTCGGTGGCTCACCATGAAGTATATCGTGATACTCGGAGACGGAATGGCAGATGAACCGCTGCCTGAGCTCGGGGGAAAAACCCCCCTCGAGTACGCCAGGACTCCCGCCATGGACCGCATTGCCCGGGAAGGGGCATCGGGCCTGTTAAAGACCGTCCCCGACGGGTTCGAGGCGGGGAGCGACATCGCCAACCTCTCCATCCTTGGATACGATCCCGCGGCCTGCTATACCGGGAGGGGGCCGCTTGAGGCCCTCTCCATGGGTATCGACCTCCGCGAGCAGGACGTGGCCTATCGGGCGAACCTGGTGACAATCCGGGACGGGGTGATGGCGGACTTCAACGCGGGGCACATCAGTTCCGCAGAGGGTGCAGCGCTGCTCCACGACCTCTCTCCCCGGCTTCCCCGGGCCAGGGTCCACGCAGGCATAAGTTACAGGAACCTGCTGGTGGTTCCCGGCGGGGAAGGCGCGGTCACCGTGCCCCCCCACGATATCGTCGGCCAGGAGATCGCCCCCCACCTCCCCGCAGGCGGGGACGCGAAACTTCTTGCCGCGGTGATGGAGGAGAGCAGGAGAGTTTTTTCCGGGCACCCGGTCAACCAGGCCAGGATCGCCGCCGGAAAACTGCCCGCCACGCAGATCTGGCCCTGGAGCGGAGGAAAGAAACCGGCTCTGACACCGTTCCGGGAAAAGTACGGCCGATCGGGAGGGATGATCTCCGCGGTCGACCTGCTGAACGGCATCGCGAAAGCGGCGAAGATGGAGGTGGTCTCCGTTCCCGGGGCTACCGGATACCTGGACACCGACTACCAGGCCAAGGCGCGCTACGCACTCGCCGCCCTGAAGCGGCTG
This window harbors:
- a CDS encoding pyruvate ferredoxin oxidoreductase subunit gamma, whose translation is MRELRIHGRGGQGSVTAAELIAVAAFEGGVFSQAFPAFGVERRGAPVQAFVRFDTSKIRLRSQVYEPDYIIVQDSTLIRDVNVFQGVKPGGIVIINTEKEQEYSIPAGVKVITIDATGIALQELGVPITNTTLMGAFSAATGEIKMDSLENALRRRFTGDMAEKNIKAARKAYQLIGGAS
- a CDS encoding 4Fe-4S binding protein, which translates into the protein MALGVGCTARPGRAKDNKTGSWRVFKPKFDSEKCSKCGMCITICPEGCIREEDELPVPDYDYCKGCGLCAEECPSGAVEMQKEEK
- a CDS encoding methanogenesis marker 12 protein, which gives rise to MFIGIDHGTTSMRFSSPAGEFKISREDARFFSIRDLERISPLEEIEGIGLSYSMGDNFSAITAIDHLVDRGLVSRDGAGKHIGGGTRVFDQVRESGIPAVVIPGLHRGSPTDPRFKAYSHQASPEKVGIAYEVCHDLGRDVVVSDASSNTVTLLVADWKIVGAIDACIFAPGTVHGAIDVDGIRKIDAGEMTANEAFLHAGVNFSLPEEERVPALAMFAAMECAAMRVLCPCAKVALAGSLAPLIGDRVRDHLRTEVAVYDEWCASRGIARITRDIFSGKDEILGLDVKM
- a CDS encoding cofactor-independent phosphoglycerate mutase codes for the protein MKYIVILGDGMADEPLPELGGKTPLEYARTPAMDRIAREGASGLLKTVPDGFEAGSDIANLSILGYDPAACYTGRGPLEALSMGIDLREQDVAYRANLVTIRDGVMADFNAGHISSAEGAALLHDLSPRLPRARVHAGISYRNLLVVPGGEGAVTVPPHDIVGQEIAPHLPAGGDAKLLAAVMEESRRVFSGHPVNQARIAAGKLPATQIWPWSGGKKPALTPFREKYGRSGGMISAVDLLNGIAKAAKMEVVSVPGATGYLDTDYQAKARYALAALKRLDFMYVHVEAPDEAGHMGGIAEKIEAIERVDEMIGTILEEFYGVVAVLPDHPTPIRVRTHTRDPVPFAIRGREKDNTSSFSEKEAAKGSYGVRSAAEFLPLVFGAK
- a CDS encoding COG2426 family protein, which codes for MDPGAALVVIILGALPFFEARYAIPLAILYGFPPATAFLLGMLGNLLPVIPLLLLLDPVSAWLCAHSSIMKRFFDWLFARTRRHDHQIRKWGATALFLFVAAPIPVTGTWSGCAAAFVFGIRFRQAFPAIVAGATVAALITTLPLIGVLNAFGGSP
- a CDS encoding NAD-dependent epimerase/dehydratase family protein — translated: MIFSVVTGGAGFIGSHLVDALVGRGERVVVIDSLAAGSRDNLGKHLDEGLVTLVEADLLGDGWQRSLAGATRVFHLAADPDVRQSAIAPDSQIRNNIMGTYRVLEAMRVHRVGEIAFTSTSTVYGEAAVIPTPEDYTPLEPVSVYGASKLACEALISSYCHSFGMKAWVYRFANIIGARSGHGVITDFIRKLREDPEVLEILGDGRQSKSYLEVSECVRAMLYAVDNAPSQYNVFNIGSEDWVDVRRIADIVVGEMGLTGVKYRFTGGERGWVGDVPRMQLAVDRMRTLGWKPEIGSAESVRSAVRAMLE